The Osmerus eperlanus chromosome 22, fOsmEpe2.1, whole genome shotgun sequence genome window below encodes:
- the slc8a1a gene encoding sodium/calcium exchanger 1a isoform X3, producing MSERKAVLLQEVGGFVKTDKRLYGRDVYRKVQGRDNPVPSTIICIAEEGDEEALSKKEEEERRIAEMGRPTLGEHVKLEVVIEESYEFKNTVDKLIKKTNLALLIGTNSWREQFVEAITVSSGNDNEDECGEEKLPSCFDYVMHFLTVFWKLLFAFVPPTDYWNGWACFVVSISVIGMLTAIIGDLASHFGCTVGLKDSVTAVVFVALGTSVPDTFASKVSATQDQYADASIGNVTGSNAVNVFLGIGVAWSIAAIYHASKGQTFKVNPGTLAFSVTLFTIFAFVCVGVLMYRRRPEIGGELGGPRIPKILTTTLFFSLWLLYIVLSSLEAYCHIKGF from the exons ATGAGTGAGAGGAAAG CTGTGTTGCTTCAAGAAGTTG GTGGATTCGTTAAAACAG ACAAAAGACTTTATG GCAGGGATGTCTACCGGAAAGTGCAGGGTAGAGATAACCCTGTTCCCTCCACCATTATCTGCATTGCAG AGGAGGGCGATGAAGAGGCCCTCTCaaagaaagaagaggaagaaaggcGAATCGCCGAGATGGGCCGGCCCACCCTGGGAGAACATGTCAAACTGGAGGTGGTCATTGAAGAGTCATACGAGTTCAAG AACACAGTGGATAAGCTTATCAAGAAGACCAATCTGGCTCTGTTAATTGGAACTAACAGTTGGAGGGAGCAGTTTGTGGAAGCCATCACAGTCAGTTCTG GCAACGACAATGAGGACGAGTGCGGCGAGGAGAAGCTTCCGTCTTGTTTCGACTACGTCATGCACTTCCTGACCGTCTTCTGGAAGCTTCTGTTCGCCTTCGTGCCGCCCACTGATTACTGGAACGGCTGGGCCTGCTTCGTGGTGTCCATCAGTGTGATCGGAATGCTCACCGCCATCATTGGTGACCTGGCGTCCCACTTTGGCTGCACCGTGGGCTTGAAGGACTCGGTGACAGCTGTGGTGTTTGTGGCTTTGGGGACTTCTGTACCAG ACACATTTGCCAGCAAGGTGTCAGCCACCCAGGACCAGTATGCCGACGCTTCCATAGGCAACGTGACGGGTAGCAATGCCGTCAACGTCTTCCTGGGCATTGGCGTGGCGTGGTCCATCGCCGCTATCTACCACGCATCCAAGGGCCAGACCTTCAAGGTGAACCCTGGCACTCTGGCATTCTCTGTCACCCTCTTTACCATCTTCGCTTTTGTGTGCGTGGGCGTGCTCATGTACCGGCGCCGGCCTGAGATTGGCGGCGAGCTGGGCGGGCCTCGTATCCCCAAGATATTGACCACAACGCTCTTTTTCAGTTTGTGGCTATTGTATATTGTTTTATCGTCGTTGGAAGCCTACTGCCACATTAAGGGTTTCTAG